One Rhizobium sp. NRK18 genomic window carries:
- the ffh gene encoding signal recognition particle protein → MFENLQDRLGAILNGLTGRGSLSESDVSAALREVRRALLEADVALEVVRSFTDRVREKAVGAAVLKSIKPGQMVVKIVHDELVEMLGTEGKTIDLNAAAPVVVMMVGLQGSGKTTTTAKIAKRLTNRERKKVLMASLDTRRPAAQEQLRQLGVQTGVDTLPIIAGQSPTDIAARAVQAAKLGGHDVVILDTAGRTHIDEPLMVEMADIKKKSNPHEILLVADSLTGQDAVNLARNFDERVGITGLVLTRMDGDGRGGAALSMRAVTGKPIKLIGTGEKMDEMEEFHPRRIADRILGMGDIVSLVEKAAETIDAEKAAAMAQKMAKGKFDLNDLSEQLKQMQQLGGMGGIMGMMPGMSGMKDKIAAAGLDDKVFKRQLAIISSMTKAERANPDILKHSRKKRIAAGSGTDAADINKLLKMHRQMADMMKAMGGKGKGGGMMKQMMGGLAGKMGLGGMMGGGMPDLSGMDPKQLEALAKQAEASGLGKGMGGLPGGLPGLGGGKLPGLGGGGLPGLPGLPKKK, encoded by the coding sequence ATGTTTGAAAACCTCCAGGACCGTCTTGGCGCCATTCTGAATGGACTGACCGGACGTGGCTCCCTGTCGGAAAGCGATGTCTCGGCAGCGCTGCGCGAAGTCCGCCGCGCGCTGCTCGAAGCCGACGTCGCACTCGAAGTCGTGCGCTCCTTTACCGACCGCGTGCGCGAGAAGGCTGTCGGCGCCGCGGTGCTGAAGTCGATCAAGCCCGGACAGATGGTCGTCAAGATCGTCCATGACGAGCTGGTCGAGATGCTCGGCACCGAAGGCAAGACGATCGATCTCAATGCGGCCGCTCCGGTTGTCGTCATGATGGTCGGTCTGCAGGGCTCCGGTAAGACCACGACCACGGCCAAGATCGCCAAGCGCCTGACGAATCGCGAGCGCAAGAAGGTTCTGATGGCCTCGCTCGACACCCGTCGTCCGGCTGCCCAGGAACAGCTGCGCCAGCTCGGCGTCCAGACCGGCGTCGATACGCTGCCGATCATCGCCGGTCAGTCGCCGACCGATATTGCCGCCCGCGCCGTGCAGGCCGCCAAGCTCGGCGGCCACGACGTCGTCATCCTCGATACCGCCGGCCGTACCCACATCGACGAACCGTTGATGGTGGAGATGGCCGACATCAAGAAGAAGTCCAACCCGCACGAAATCCTGCTGGTTGCCGACTCACTCACCGGTCAGGACGCCGTCAATCTCGCCCGCAACTTCGATGAGCGTGTCGGCATTACCGGCCTCGTCCTGACCCGCATGGACGGCGACGGCCGCGGCGGTGCCGCCCTTTCGATGCGTGCCGTCACCGGCAAGCCCATCAAGCTGATCGGTACCGGCGAGAAGATGGACGAGATGGAGGAATTCCATCCCCGTCGTATCGCCGACCGCATTCTCGGCATGGGCGACATCGTTTCGCTGGTCGAAAAGGCCGCCGAGACGATCGACGCCGAAAAGGCGGCGGCCATGGCCCAGAAGATGGCCAAGGGCAAGTTCGACCTGAACGACCTTTCCGAACAGCTGAAGCAGATGCAGCAGCTCGGCGGCATGGGCGGCATCATGGGCATGATGCCCGGCATGTCCGGCATGAAGGACAAGATCGCCGCCGCCGGCCTCGACGACAAGGTCTTCAAGCGCCAGCTCGCCATCATCTCTTCGATGACCAAGGCCGAGCGCGCCAACCCGGATATTCTCAAGCATTCGCGCAAGAAGCGTATCGCCGCCGGCTCCGGCACCGATGCCGCCGACATCAACAAGCTTTTGAAGATGCACCGCCAGATGGCCGACATGATGAAAGCCATGGGCGGCAAGGGCAAGGGCGGCGGCATGATGAAGCAGATGATGGGCGGCCTTGCCGGCAAGATGGGCCTTGGCGGCATGATGGGCGGCGGCATGCCGGACCTCTCTGGCATGGATCCCAAGCAGCTCGAAGCCTTGGCCAAGCAGGCTGAAGCTTCCGGTCTTGGCAAGGGCATGGGCGGACTTCCGGGTGGCCTTCCCGGTCTCGGTGGCGGCAAGCTGCCCGGACTTGGCGGTGGCGGCCTGCCGGGGCTTCCGGGCCTGCCGAAGAAGAAGTGA
- a CDS encoding chorismate mutase, with protein sequence MTIDPEIRNQLAKYRQSIDNIDAALIHMLAERFACTKAVGVLKATHELPPSDPAREEYQIDRLRRLAKEANLDPDFAEKFLNFIIREVIRHHEAIAAEHNGK encoded by the coding sequence ATGACGATCGATCCTGAAATCAGGAACCAGCTCGCCAAATACCGCCAGTCGATCGACAACATCGACGCGGCGCTCATTCACATGCTGGCCGAACGCTTTGCCTGCACCAAGGCCGTGGGCGTTCTGAAGGCCACGCACGAATTGCCGCCGTCTGATCCGGCGCGCGAAGAATACCAGATCGACCGCCTGCGCCGGCTCGCCAAGGAGGCCAATCTGGACCCGGACTTTGCCGAGAAGTTCCTGAACTTCATCATCAGGGAAGTGATCCGGCACCATGAAGCAATCGCTGCCGAACATAACGGCAAGTAA
- the rpsP gene encoding 30S ribosomal protein S16 yields MALKIRLARGGSKKRPYYHVVVADARSPRDGRFIEKIGHWNPMLAKDNAERISLDGERVKHWIEQGAQPTDRVLRFLDEAGLAKRDARNNPEKAKPGKKAVERQKEKEMKAAEAAAAAADAAAE; encoded by the coding sequence ATGGCACTGAAAATTCGTCTCGCCCGCGGTGGCTCCAAGAAGCGCCCGTATTACCACGTTGTCGTCGCTGACGCCCGTTCGCCCCGCGACGGTCGCTTCATCGAAAAGATCGGCCACTGGAACCCGATGCTGGCCAAGGATAATGCCGAGCGCATCAGCCTCGACGGCGAGCGCGTCAAGCACTGGATCGAGCAGGGCGCACAGCCGACCGACCGCGTTCTGCGCTTCCTCGACGAAGCCGGTCTCGCAAAGCGCGACGCCCGCAACAACCCGGAAAAGGCAAAGCCGGGCAAGAAGGCTGTCGAGCGCCAGAAGGAAAAGGAAATGAAGGCTGCTGAAGCCGCTGCCGCTGCTGCGGACGCTGCTGCCGAGTAA
- a CDS encoding YigZ family protein — protein sequence MLVLENIIADRGSKYAVSGGPCKSADEAKAFIAELKRSKKFAKATHNTWALVCGDGAIKSDDGESGAGMIILQMLQHENLTDHIVVVTRWYGGKHLGGDRFRHVQSAVRTYLAELGASPQR from the coding sequence ATGCTCGTTCTCGAAAACATCATCGCCGATCGCGGCTCGAAATATGCCGTCTCCGGCGGCCCGTGCAAATCGGCGGATGAGGCCAAGGCCTTCATCGCCGAACTGAAGCGCAGCAAGAAGTTCGCCAAGGCGACCCACAACACCTGGGCGCTGGTCTGTGGCGACGGCGCGATCAAGTCAGACGACGGCGAAAGCGGCGCCGGCATGATCATCCTGCAGATGCTGCAGCACGAAAACCTCACCGACCACATCGTCGTGGTCACCCGCTGGTATGGCGGCAAGCATCTGGGTGGCGACCGGTTCCGGCACGTGCAGTCTGCCGTGCGCACCTATCTGGCGGAACTTGGCGCAAGCCCGCAAAGATAA